From Rutidosis leptorrhynchoides isolate AG116_Rl617_1_P2 chromosome 3, CSIRO_AGI_Rlap_v1, whole genome shotgun sequence, a single genomic window includes:
- the LOC139899486 gene encoding uncharacterized protein — protein sequence MAYRRRQGVSRSSTFKEETNRSPNADDSTTAFTAAAPSSSLAAQAIRASAVHLDSSVSSAYASSSFHSSFNDRSKGSATYDYTSMGSTNEPGGFWGVLARKAKAILDDDDAPRHFNTPINVKTEAVSTSNQVEHRYESFENYKKMDNPKLRKGLDRLASSLNQIGGSIGNALEEGRTIMDKKTQDIIQETRKLQNRRKGSNDEQNMQSQLQEPKKLSKQEQQNQENQIKASRDVAIATAAKAKLLLRELKTLKADLAFAKERSCQLEEENKMLREAIEKGEHPTDDDDMIRIQLESLLEEKARLANENSIYARENRFLREIVEYHQLTMQDVVYLDEGIEQITEVNPGLSRTLSGSISSPLPPSPLKRTISEPVLPPYPHS from the exons ATGGCGTACCGTAGACGCCAAGGCGTTTCAAGGTcttcaacattcaaagaagaaactAACCGTTCTCCAAACGCCGATGACTCAACCACCGCCTTCACCGCCGCAGCTCCGTCGTCTTCACTTGCTGCTCAGGCGATCAGAGCTTCTGCAGTTCACCTTGATTCTTCTGTTTCGTCCGCTTATGCCAGCTCATCATTTCACTCGTCGTTTAATGATCGATCTAAG GGTTCTGCCACGTATGATTATACATCGATGGGAAGTACAAATGAACCAGGTGGATTTTGGGGTGTTTTAGCAAGGAAGGCTAAAGCGATTCTTGATGACGATGATGCTCCTCGACATTTTAATACTCCTATCAATGTGAAGACAGAAGCTGTTTCAACAAGCAACCAG GTTGAGCATCGGTACGAGTCTTTTGAGAACTATAAAAAGATGGATAATCCAAAATTAAGGAAGGGTTTAGATAGACTCGCGTCTTCACTTAATCAAATTGGCGGCAGTATTGGAAATGCATTAGAG GAAGGACGTACGATTATGGATAAGAAAACTCAAGACATCATCCAAGAAACTCGCAAATTGCAGAACAGAAGGAAAGGATCGAATGACGAACAGAATATGCAGAGTCAATTGCAGGAACCTAAAAAGCTATCTAAACAAGAACAACAAAATCAAGAAAATCAAATCAAGGCATCTCGCGAC GTGGCAATTGCAACTGCTGCTAAGGCGAAATTACTCTTACGGGAGTTGAAAACTCTGAAGGCAGATTTAGCATTTGCAAAAGAAAGAAGTTGTCAGCTAGAGGAAGAAAATAAGATGCTTCGTGAAGCTATTGAAAAGGGAGAACATCCTACAGATGATGATGACATG ATTCGTATTCAGCTTGAGTCACTATTGGAAGAGAAGGCTCGTTTGGCTAATGAGAATTCTATATATGCACGTGAGAATCGTTTTTTAAGAGAAATTGTTGAATACCATCAGCTAACAATGCAAGATGTTGTGTATTTGGATGAGGGTATTGAACAGATTACAGAAGTTAATCCGGGACTTTCTAGAACATTATCCGGGTCGATCTCATCACCATTACCACCATCTCCTCTGAAAAGAACCATCTCTGAACCTGTATTACCTCCATATCCACATAGTTAG
- the LOC139902717 gene encoding F-box/LRR-repeat protein 12-like, with translation MGGDSSLRDCTRQLQLDHDIWCYIFEKLDSSIDGNSFALTCVAFRDMRNSSRKCLKIRCSTTTTITDDSIASTIIIDPSIIDKLVSRHTKLETLTLGCLSNCRHITYSCLTSLLNYGSTLHSLDLNDCLRITDTGLSLVASACPLLSVISLNLTSVSDHGLEILSKSCEFLKEVNLEDCMCITDDGICFLNQNCRQLRVLRISGCRKIRGAGFQECSPTLAHLEACHCYFGSVGVSQIVSGGGLEYLNLGRRFPGSGRLSIANDDVIAKISRGCPLLQEWNLTGCNRIGISGWESIGLFCQNLETLHVAGCKNLCDERGLVSIGAGCKRMSVLIVDQTQYRSDKVHHFRLQRRDVEIKRKGFLNPFGSWGIQSS, from the exons ATGGGTGGAGATTCAAGTCTCCGGGATTGTACTAGGCAACTTCAACTCGATCATGATATTTGGTGCTATATATTTGAAAAATTAGACTCATCTATTGATGGAAATTCTTTCGCTCTAACATGTGTTGCTTTTCGTGATATGCGTAATTCAAGTCGTAAATGCTTGAAAATCCGATGctcaactactactactattacTGATGACTCTATTGCTAGTACTATCATCATTGATCCCTCTATTATTGATAAACTGGTTAGCAGACATACAAAATTAGAGACATTGACTCTTGGTTGTCTTAGCAATTGTCGACATATCACATACTCATGTTTAACCTCATTGCTAAATTACGGGTCTACTTTGCACTCTCTTGATCTTAATGACTGTCTTAGAATCACTGACACGGGACTTTCATTGGTAGCTTCTGCTTGTCCTTTGTTGTCTGTTATCAGTCTTAATTTAACATCTGTTTCTGATCATGGGTTGGAAATCTTATCAAAATCATGCGAATTTTTAAAAGAGGTGAATCTTGAAGATTGTATGTGTATTACTGATGATGGAATTTGTTTTCTCAACCAAAATTGTCGTCAACTTAGAGTACTTAGAATAAGTGGTTGTCGTAAGATCCGTGGTGCAGGCTTTCAAGAGTGTTCTCCAACTCTTGCTCATTTAGAAGCTTGTCATTGCTACTTTGGTTCTGTGGGTGTTAGTCAAATTGTAAGTGGAGGTGGTCTTGAGTATCTAAATCTTGGTCGTAGGTTTCCTGGTTCCGGCCGCCTCTCAATT GCTAATGATGATGTTATAGCTAAAATCTCACGAGGTTGTCCATTGTTACAAGAGTGGAACTTAACAGGTTGTAACAGAATTGGGATTTCTGGTTGGGAGTCTATtggattattttgtcaaaatttggAAACACTTCATGTCGCTGGTTGTAAAAACCTTTGTGATGAACGAGGATTGGTATCTATAGGTGCTGGCTGCAAACGCATGTCCGTGTTAATCGTTGACCAAACCCAATACCGTTCAGACAAAGTCCATCATTTTAGATTACAAAGAAGGGATGTTGAGATCAAAAGAAAAGGATTTTTGAATCCTTTTGGATCTTGGGGAATTCAAAGTTCGTGA